One Stratiformator vulcanicus genomic window, CACCATCGCGTCGACTCGTTGCTGACGGAACCGCCGTTGGCTGAGGTCGGCCAGTCAATCCAAGAACTCGAGTCGGCCCCGATTTCGAGCGTTCACCTGTGGTTTGATCGCGAAATCACCGACCTGCCCCACGCCGTGCTGATCGATCGGGTCAGCCAGTGGATGTTCAACCGAACGCAAATCGCATCTCGAAATGGGCAGGCCGCTCCAACTGATGAGAGTCGTTTCTACTACCAGATCGTCATCAGCGCCAGCCGAGATGTCGCGGGCAATCATGACGAATTGACGCGCCTTGTTGTTGAGGAGTTGTCCGACATCTGGCCGCAGGTTCGATCCGCAAAGCTGCTGGTCAGTCGGGTCGTCACGGAACGCCGCGCGGTTTTTTCGGTGACGCCGGGTAGTGATCGCCTTCGCCCGCCGCAACGGACGAGCGTTCCCGGTCTGTATTTGGCCGGAGACTGGACCGCGACGGGCTGGCCCGCGACGATGGAAGGGGCCGTACGCAGCGGCTATCTCGCGGCCGAAGAGATTCTGTCCGATCGGGACGAATCCGACGCCGCTCCGAAACTGCTCGCCGACGACTTGCCGACGGCGTTGCTTTCCCGTTGGTTATTTCGGCTTCCCTGAGACTCGCACCTTGATCTCCCGCCGCACCAGATACGTTCGGCAGCGGCCCGCAGCAGACGGCCCGATTCGCGAGATCGGCGCTGTGATCCTGCTGCTGCTGGCATTGACGGCAGTCGGCGTGCTCGGTTTTCGGATTATCGAGGGGGCTCGCTGGCTCGACTGCCTCTATATGACCATCATCACTTTGACGACTGTCGGCTACGAAGAGACGATCTCGCTCAGTTCAACCGGGAAGTTGTTCGTCATCACGTACCTGGTCTGCGGTCTCGGCGTCTTCACCTATAGTGCGAGTACGCTGGGACAATGGATCGTCAACGCCCAACTGCAACGCGTCCTCGGACAACGCCAAATGACCCGCGCCATCGACGAACTCTCCAAGCACTTCATCGTTTGTGGCTGCGGCCAGATGGGGCAGACGATGTGTACGTACTTGGAAAGCCACGATCGGGAATTCGTCGTTGTCGATGTCGATGAAGAGCGGCTCGAAGAGGTTTGCGCGGATCGCGGTTGGTTGTACGTCACGGGAGATTCGACCGATGACGATGTCCTCGTGACCGCCGGCATCGACCGCGCCGTCGGCCTGTCGACGGTGCTTCCGACTGACGCCGACAACGTCTACGTGGTGCTGTCGGCGCGGATGCTGAACGCCGACCTGCAAATCGTGGCCCGCGCGACCGGTGACAAGGCGATTCAAAAATTGGAACGGGCCGGGGCGACGCGGGTCGTCAGCCCGCTCGCCAGTGGCGCGATGCGAATGGCTCGCTTTATGGTGAACCCCAGCGTCGAAGAGTTTCTGGAAATCGCCGAGGGTCGTGATAGCGAACTTCGCCTGATTGAACTGCAGATCGATGCGGAGAGTCCTTTCGTCGGCCAACGCTTGGCCGAGACCGATCTTCGCAGCCGCGGGATGATGGTCGTCGCTATTCGGCGTCAGTCCGGGGAACTGCTGATGCCGCCGGAGGGTTCGGCGACGATCGAACTCCACGACCGCCTGTTCGCATTCGGCACCACCGCCGGCGTCGGCGAATTGGCCGGCGAGACGAGCGAAGCGTAAGGCTCGGTTACGTTCCGACGAATAGAGAATAGATTTCGAAAGAGTGCCGCTTTCCGGCAGTTGTTCCAAGACCGGCTCTAAGAATCGGTGCCGGAAACGGCGATCGCCTTCTCTTCGCCGCGAGCTGAGTCCTCGCCTCTCAATTTCCCGTCGAAGGCTCCTCCCGTCCCTGCATCGATCGGCAATTTTAGCAGGAAGGTCGTTCCCATCGGGCCGGTCGTCTCGACCGACAGCGAGCCGCCGTGCGACTCGGCGATCCACAGACAAATCGGCAAACCGAGACCGAGGCCTTTGGACTTCGACGTATAAAACTGATCGAAAATTTTAGACACGGCGTCGGACGAAATCCCGGTGCCGGTGTCATCGACGCGAATCTCAATCTCTCCCGGCGCTCCGGTCGCGGCGCGGACCGTCAACTCGCGGGGTTCATCGACGTCCGACATCGCCTGCACGGCGTTTAAGAGCAAATTCATCAGGATTTGGGCGACCTGCGTCCGGTCGCAGCGAATCGGCGGCAACCCTTCGGCAATTTGCCGATGCACATTGACGCCCGCTTCTCGGGTGTCAAACCGGGCGAAGTACAGGCACTCGTCGACCATTTTTGCGACATCGACCGGTTCGCGAATCGAATCCCGCTCGGCAACGAAGTCGCGGATACGCGCCAAAATTTCCCCGGCTCTTAACGCATGTTTGTGGATGTCCTCGAAAAGACCGCGCATGGTCGGTGTGTCGAGCGTGCCGGCATCGATGCGAAGTCGTCCGCCTGCGGAATAGTTCGAAATCACGGCCAACGGCTGGTGGATTTCATGCGCCAGACCAGCGGCGATCTGCCCGAGAGTGCCCAGCCGCGATGATCGAGCCAGTTCTCCGTGTAAGGCGTTGATTTTTTTCTCGGCCTCTTTCAACTCGCTCAGGTCCAAAGCGAAGGAAATCGTTTCGCCACGCGACCCCGGCAGCAACGCCCCCCCGACGAGAACCGGAATACGAGTTTTATCCTTGCGGATGTATTCCTTCTCATACGCCGACGCGAAGCCTGTTGAGGCGATCTCTTTGACCTTCAATTGGTCGGCGGAAGACCACTCCGGCGGCGTCATTTCGGTCCAGTGGATCGGTAAATCGTCGCGGTGATAACCGCTGATTCGCAGAAACTCGTCGTTCGCATCGCTGATCAATCCGTCGATGTTGGCCGAAAAAATACCGACGACGTTCGATTCGAGCAGCCGCTCAATCCGCTCACGCGATTTTGCCAACGCTTCGCGCGAGCGCTCCCGCTCGATCGCTCCGAGAAACACATCGGCCGCCATGCTGAGGACGGCGGTCTGTTCTCGCTGCCAGACATTGAATCGGCTGCGGCTCGCCAGCGCGAGACAACCCCACACTCCGACCGATGAAACCATCGGCACTGCCATAAACGATCGACTACCGATCTGACTGAGCGTCTCGCGAAAGATATCGGCTTCGTCCGGTAATTTCGATACGTCGTGCACGCAAATCGGCTCCCCGCGGAGCAGGCGCCGGAGAATCCACGGAAATCGATCGACCGAGAAATCCTGGAACAGCGGTGTGGCGGGAGTTACTTCCGCCGAGCACCACTCGTGGACGATGCGGGCCTCCCCGGTATCGGTCGTGAACCGGATGATATAGGCGTGATCGGCGTCCGAACCACGTCCGATCGTGCCGAGGGCCTCGATGACTCGCCTCTCGAATTCGCCCGGTTCAGTCAGAAGAAACCGGCGAGAAATTTCATTGAGCCGTCGCAATTGCTGCGATTCCAGCGTCAATGATGACCGCTTCCGCGATTCGAGTCGCCGGAAATCGAGTACCGCCACGCTGGAGCGAATCCGAATGACCGAAATCAATAGCGAGACGATCGCCGCCGAAAGCACGACGAAGCATTCCGAGCCGATCACCATTTCCGGTGCGACCGCCAGTCCGACTCCGAACCAGCAACCGATCGCCAGCGGCAGGAAGGCGGACAGCCAAGCCATCGACAACATGATGCTGCCGACCGCAACCATCACGATCGAGAGATGCTGCGCGGCGTGCAAATCGGGTCGAAACGTTTGCTGCGCACAGATTTTGAATACGGCCAGCACGCCGAGCCAAAAGCAGATCGCGTGAGCAAACTTCGGCGACGGGCGCCCGAACTTGATCGCGGCGAACGTCGTCGCCGCCAGCACTCCGACCAGCAAGTCGAGGGCGACGACCAGACCGACCCACTTGTCGTCAATCAACACGGGTTCGAGCGTGGCGAACAGAAACATCACCGCGGTGAACGCCAACGACGCATCGCGGACTGAGTCCAACACGATTCCGTTCATCTGGCCCCGCACCGATGGCCAGAAGTATTGCGACTTCGGCAGTAATTGAGGTGCGGACACGCCTGTTTCCCTTCGTCTCAGTCAAACTGACCGTACGCCGACAAGGGAACGCGATCAATCGTCTGAGGAGCCTGAACTGCCGTGATCGATCGAGCGACCCACGGTTGGCAAATTGGCCCACTCACTTCGCACGCGATTGAGACCCTCGCGGCAAACGTCGAATTCCTCGCTGAGTCGACGCAACACGGGCGCCTCGCGGCCGAACGGGTCACTATCGAACGTACTGGCGATGTAATACGACCGCCGACCCTGCTCGCAGTAGTCGATCAGATGATCTTTTCGCATCGGTGCCTGCAGGCGGGCCAGGGCATCGGGAAAGACGCCCGACCAGAACAGCGCGAAATCTCCGATGTGGCGGTGAAGCTCGCGTTTCGGCGCGGCAATCCGCTGCTCAGCTTCGACGAGCATTTCGGCAATCTCTTCGAGCCGTTTGCCCTCCAGATCACGCACGCTGAAGATCGCGTCGACCCGGCAGAAGCGAACGAGCATTTCGGAGAGGTAGTCGGTCAGCGACGGGTCGGCAATGCCGAGTTCGGTCTGAAACGTCTGTTCGATCAGCCCCGTAAAGAGGGACCGGAGTGCTTCTTCACCCGTCTCGATCGTTCGCATACGTCGGCTCCCGCTGTTTCGTCAGGCATCATCCTTCGATTCGGTCGACGCCGCGGCCTGCGGCCCGCGAGTGCTTGGCGTCTGCAGTCAGAACCACATAACCGTGATTCCGCGATCATCCCATTACGAAATTGAATGCGATGGGTAAAGGGGAAGTCAAGACGCGAATGTTGTGCGGAGCACGCGCGGCGCTTACTCACCGTACAAGCCGCGCACGAAGTAAGCGGATCAACCCGTTGCGTATCCGCTTACTTCGTGCGCGGCTTGTGGACTGAAAACGATGCAAGAACTTCGCGAACTCTGAACTGCGGGGACGGCACGCACCCCGGCACCGGTGTGCTCGCTCAAACCTCAAGCGCCGTGCAGAGGTCGTCGATCAGGTCGTCGACGTATTCAATGCCGACCGACAAGCGAATGGTCTGCGGCGTGATTCCCGCAGCACGGCGGGCACGCTCGGTCATTGACGCGTGCGTCATCGTGTCGGGATATTCCCAAAGTGATTCCACGCCGCCGAGCGATTCGGCAAGGAGGAAGAGCTTCGCACTTGAAAGGGCGCGTTTGACGTACGCGACATCGCCGTCGAGTTCGCAACTGATGATCGCCCCGAACCCGCGTTGTTGCTTCTTGGCGAGTTCGTGCTGCGGGTGCGATGGCAAGCCGGGGTAATAGACCTTCTTCACCTTCGGGTGTTCGTCGAGCATCGCGGCAATAGCGCCGGCGTTGCGTTCGTGAACCTCCATCCGCGGGCCGAGCGTCTTCACCCCTCGCAGGACTAACCACGCATCGAACGGCGAGCAGCCTAACCCCATCGCGTTGACCACCTTGCCAATCCGCTCGGCGTGCTCCGGCTTACTTGTGACGACAGCCCCGCCCACGACGTCGGAATGACCGTTGAGATACTTCGTCGTGCTGTGCATCACGACGTCGACACCGAGTTCGATCGGCCGTTGGAAATAGGGCGACAGGAAGGTGTTATCGGCGATCGTGATGAGGTCGCGCTCTTTGGCGATCGCGGTGATCGCCTCGATGTCTACGATGTTCATCAGCGGGTTGGAGGGCGTCTCGATCCAGATACCCTTCGTTTCCGGCTTGATCGCGGCGCGGACGTTCTCCGGATTACCCATTTCGACGAACGTCACCTCGACGCCGAGGTCGGGCAGCATGTCGGCGAGCATGCGATAGGTGCCACCGTAGATGTCATGCCCGGCGATGAGGTGGTCGCCGGTCTTAAAGAGTTGGAGCGCGGCGAGAATGGCCGACATGCCGGTGCAGGTCGCCCGGCAGTCGATGCCCCCTTCGAGCGAGGCGAGGTTCTCTTCCAACGCACGGCGAGTGGGATTGCCGCTGCGGGTGTAGTCGTAGCCCTTCGTCGTCTCGGGATCGTCCCAGTAGAAGGTCGACGTGGGGTAGATCGGCGTCGTCGCGCTGTTGTAGGCGGGGTCTTTGTCGACGCCGACGTGAACGCAGCGGGTCTGAAAATGTTGTTCGCGGGGATTCATGCGGGAGGCTTTTCAAGCAGTTCGTGTTGCCGAAGCGGCGGGAACTTTCCGACCGGCACGACGCGTCTGAGGTGGCGGAAGTTCGCGAAACGTCCGGCGAAGTTTAGGCGGAAGCCCCGCGGCGCGGTAGCGTGTGGGCCGGACGGAATGTGATTGGCCTTTGAGAACAGGAGCGTTTGATGACTCATCTGCGGAATGCGGTGTTCTGCTGGGGACTGTTGCTATTCGCGGCTTCGCCAGCGGTGAGCGCTGATGGAGATCAGGTCGATCTGGCCTCCGTTTACATGAACGAGGCCGTGGCGGGAGGACATCAGATCCGCCTGACGGGAGAACTGGGCGGCACCGGCGAGTTGCAGCTCGACCCGAACCGATGCGGAGTTGACGAATTCGGCAACCTGACCTTCTGCACTCGGATGGCGGCTCGGCCCGTACCCGTGAAATTCGAATTGCTCAAGCAAAATAAGATCGCCGGACTCTTCCTTTACGCGATCAAGGGAGAGGGACTTCGCGAAACACTCCGGCTCGTCGTCCCGGAGAATAACGAAGGCAATTACCGGCTTGTGGCCATGACTGACGGCAAGGTCACCCGTGTTGTGACGTTGGAAGGCGGTCGAAAAAGAGAGGCGAATGAGGGGCAACCGGAGAATGGTTCGAACTGCGATCCGCTCTCACGAACCGTCGACGGAACCACGGCCACTGCCAAAGTCACAGCACAGAAGAACGGCAAAGGCTTCGTGCTGACTGTCAGTGGCAAAAAGCCCTCGATCAGCACCGTGGTCACACTCAGTCCGGTGCGATATATCGCGCAGCCCGATTTCTGGGAGATTCCCGTTCTCGACTGCCGGACCGGCGATATCGGCTTGCCCGCAATTGGCAACTACGAGGTGACGCTCGAACTCGATTCGACCTTGGGTAAGAAGGGTATCGAAGTCGTGTGGGCCGACGGCAAAAGAGAGCGGATTGAGATCGAGTCGAAGTAGCCGAGCCGGTCTTGAGTCGCCGATCGCGGGGAATTTCTCGCGGGCGCACCGCTGCGCGGCTAAACTGACCTCGGGCGATCACCCGTTCCGCATCCACTGTTTCACGCTGCGAGGTTCTCACTATGGCGACCGATCAACTCGTCGGGATGACGGTTGAGGAATACCTGAAGTTCGAGCGAGCTTCCGACCTGCGGCATGAGTTCGTCAATGGGGAGATTCGTGAAGTGACTGGTGCGAGACGGTCTCACAACATTCTGACGTCGAATCTGATCATCGCTCTGGGAACCAAGTCCTCCGGTCGCGACTACGAAATTTACCCGACCGACATGCGTGTCCGCATTCCGGGTGCCGGTTACTACTATCCGGACATCTCGATTTCCCCTCATCCGCCGCAATTGGAAGACGAAGAGTTCGACACGCTGCTCAATCCGATCGTCGTGTTCGAGATTACATCGCCTTCGACGGAATCAATCGACCGACGAGAGAAACTCGCGAACTATCAGACGATCCCGTCGCTACAGGTTTACCTGATCGTGGCGCAGGATGAGGCGAGGATCGATCACTACAAGCGGCTGGACGAGGACCGTTGGCAGGTGACGATCTCAACCGGCCTTGCAGCGACGGTTACGATCGATTCGATCGGTTGTGCGATTTCGCTGAAAGAGGCTTACCATTTCGTTCTCGATAGCGAGTGACTGACGAGAACCGCTGCTCGATAGCACTTTTCGATTCGGTCCGCATCGATGACCTTCTCAATTTTCCGAGGTGGATATGGCGACGGTTGAACTCCAGAAGATGACACCGGCGGAGTACCTCGCATTCGAGCGCGCCTCAGACCTGCGACACGAATTCGTAAACGGGGAGGTGCGCGAAGTGACCGGCGCAAGACGGCCACATAACTTAGTGGCGGGAAGCATTTTTGCGTTTCTCTACAGCACAAATTTGGAGGGGACGTTCGAGGTTTATCAGAACGACATGCGGGTGCGTATCCCCGGCGGCAGCTATTACTACCCCGATGTTGTAGTGACGCCGTCGCCGCCCGAACTCGAAGATGACTACGGCGACACCGTCACGAATCCGCTTGCCGCGTTCGAGGTGACATCGCCCTCGACCGAAGCGATCGATCGCAGTGAAAAACTCGCAAACTATCAGAGGATGGAGTCGCTGACCGACTACCTGATCGTGTCGCAGGACGAAGTACGAGTCGATCACTATCGGCGGATCGACGACCGACGGTGGGAACTGACGATTTACGACAGCCTCGATGCGATGCTTTCCCTTTCGTCAATCAAGTGTGAGCTTCCGCTTAAGAAGGTTTACGAGCGAGTCGACATAAAATGAAAAAGCCCGCGGGTTGCAACCCGTGGGCTTTGAGGTGCTAAGCAATCTGGCCACTTACGCGGCCTGTTGGGCGGCATCGCGGTAGTGCTCGAACAGGGCGGTGCTCATGTAGCGTTCGCCGATATCGGGCAACACAACCACGATCGTCTTGCCATTGTTTTCCGGTTTCGCGGCGACTTTCAGCGCCGCCGCCATGGCAGCCCCGCAACTGATGCCGCAGGTGATGCCCTCTTCGCGGGCGAGTCGCTGAGCCGTCTCGAACGACTCCTCGTCCGTCACGGTGACGACCTCGTCGATGATGCTCGTATCGAGAATGTCGGGGATGAAACCGGCTCCGATTCCCTGAATCTTGTGCTTGCCGGGGGAGCCGCCGGAGATCACGGGGCTAGCTTCGGGTTCTACAGCGACCGAATGCAGCGGCGTATTCTTCACCTGTTCCCAATACTGGGAGACCCCGGTGATCGTCCCGCCAGTGCCGACACCGGCAACGAAGATATCGACGTCACCGTTGGTGTCTTCCCAAATCTCCGGGCCGGTCGTCTTCTTGTGGATTTCGGGATTGGCGGGGTTCTTGAATTGCTGGGGCATGAAGTAATCCCCGGTCGCGGCCATTTCTTCGGCCTTCGAGATCGCGCCCTTCATGCCGTCGGCAGCCGGCGTGAGGATCAATTCCGCGCCGAAGGACCGCAGCATCGCGCGCCGCTCCAGCGACATTGACTCCGGCATCGTTAGCGTGAGCGGATAACCGCGTGCCGCGCAAACGAAGGCGAGGGCAATCCCTGTGTTGCCGCTGGTCGGCTCGACGACCTTCATGCCTTTTTTGAGTGCGCCGCGTTTCTCTGCATCCCAGATCATGTTCGCGCCGATGCGGCACTTCACGCTGTAAGCGGGATTTCGTCCTTCGATCTTCGCCAGAACGGTCGCACCAAGCCCCTTGGCGAGATGGTTAATTTTGACAAGCGGCGTTTTTCCGATGGCTTCGGAATTGTCCTGCAACACGGGCATGAGGTTGCTCCTTTGATATGGCAGTGTGGGATCCGACCGGTTCGAGGAGCAAAATCTGCTCCAGGTGTCATCGTTCCGTCCGAGTGACTTCGTTAAGTATCGTCGGCTTGATTCGGTCCGACAACAGGACTTTGCGGGCCGGCGGTGAACATCCAAAATTTTTGCAATTGATCGAAGCCATCACGCTAACGAATGACCGACTCATCGTACTTCGAGGATGACGTGGAATATTCCTCTCGAGAGTCCGCGCTGCGGACATAGCGTTCGATGCGGGCAGAGGTGGGATCGGGCCCACCCGCTTCCAGCGAGGGCTTGGTTACAAATTGATCGAACGGCGAATCGCTCGACTCGTCCGTCCCCATCTGCCGCGAAGTTGCCCGAGAGTTTTCGGGGCCTGTGCGGAACGCATCTCGCTCACCGGAATTATTCGCGGTGCGAGGCAACTCGCCGCGAAGGAATTGCAGGAACTTGGGACTCGCCCGGTTGATGACCACGATCTGCGGCTCAGCTCCGGGCGAATTCTTGGGTTTGATGATGCAGACGATCTCGGCTCCTTCGCCAGCCGACATCGCCGCGCCGAGTTCCTCACCATTAATTCCGCCGACGCCGCGGCCTGATGTGAGCGATGACTCGGATCGACTTGAGGGCACGCGGGGCGCTGCGTCAGCCGATTCGGCCTCGGCCAGCAATTCGGCGAGGCGGGAGTTCTGAGTACCCGTTTCCAACGATCCGCCGGAATTCGCTGCGAAATCGTTACCGCGGCTCGGGCCTGTTTTGTAGAGAGCCGACATCTGCTCTTTGTCGAGCAGCTTATGAATTTCGCGAAGGCCCGCGTAGACCCCACGGTCTCGGGGACTGTCGGCGGCGATGCAGATACCAACCAATCGTCCCTCGGCATCAAACAGCCCGCCCCCGGAACGTCCTTTGACCGGAGTGCCGGTGCATTCGATCGTGTCAGCTCCGCGGTAAGGATTGATCCGAGTGACCCGGTGCTGGCGTCGAGTCGGGTTGTCGCCGTTGTCGCATCCGAAACTGAACGCAATGGCCTTCGGCTTCGGATGTGCGCTCAATGGGGCGACCTTCGAGACCGGTACGCTGACGGGGATCGGAATGGAGATCAGTCCGACATCGGCGTCCTCGGCGTCAAAATAGATGACGTTGCCGGCGAGCGTTTTGTGCTCTGAGCCGCGAAAGACATCGACTTCGATTTCGGAGCCGTCATGGAAGCCACGAAAAATATGGCCGCAGGTCAGCGCGATCGCGCGTCCCGGCGTACTCTGCACGATCGTTCCGGATCCGAAATTGACACCGTCTTTGTCTTTGACACGAATGCGAACGGTCGTTTGCAGAGGGTTCTTCGCAAGGAGCGATGGGGCCGAGACCGAATCGTCGCTCTGACCTCGCACAACCTGACCTGACGAAGTGGGCAGGCGGCGCTGCGGGCTACTTGAACGCCGGTCATTCGCGGTTGAACCGCTTTCGACGGCCGCACCGAATACCGGCGGCATCGACGTTCCGCCACCAAGACCGCCGGAACTTTCATTCGAAGCCAGTCGCACCGGGGGAAACAAGTTCCGGCTCGGCTGTGATGTTGAATTTTGACGCCCTGCCGGAGGGCGATTACGGGCGAAATCGCGAACGATGTCAGCCCGGGTCCGAGCGCGGCCATCCGGCCTGACATCAGCGACCTGACTCCTCCCGGAGGCGATGTCGGGAACTTTGGGAACGCGTGCGAGCATCCGCCTCAGATCCGATTCCGTGGCGGTGCCGACTCTGCGGGCGACCTCCTGACCGTTCACGATGAGCACAAAGGCCGGGATGGCACCGATCTTGTACTTCGCTTTCAGATCCGGCCGTTGATCGACGTCGACCTGACGGATCGGAAACCCTTCGGCGGTCAGCTTATGGATCGTTGGTTCC contains:
- a CDS encoding potassium channel family protein, coding for MILLLLALTAVGVLGFRIIEGARWLDCLYMTIITLTTVGYEETISLSSTGKLFVITYLVCGLGVFTYSASTLGQWIVNAQLQRVLGQRQMTRAIDELSKHFIVCGCGQMGQTMCTYLESHDREFVVVDVDEERLEEVCADRGWLYVTGDSTDDDVLVTAGIDRAVGLSTVLPTDADNVYVVLSARMLNADLQIVARATGDKAIQKLERAGATRVVSPLASGAMRMARFMVNPSVEEFLEIAEGRDSELRLIELQIDAESPFVGQRLAETDLRSRGMMVVAIRRQSGELLMPPEGSATIELHDRLFAFGTTAGVGELAGETSEA
- a CDS encoding GAF domain-containing sensor histidine kinase, yielding MSAPQLLPKSQYFWPSVRGQMNGIVLDSVRDASLAFTAVMFLFATLEPVLIDDKWVGLVVALDLLVGVLAATTFAAIKFGRPSPKFAHAICFWLGVLAVFKICAQQTFRPDLHAAQHLSIVMVAVGSIMLSMAWLSAFLPLAIGCWFGVGLAVAPEMVIGSECFVVLSAAIVSLLISVIRIRSSVAVLDFRRLESRKRSSLTLESQQLRRLNEISRRFLLTEPGEFERRVIEALGTIGRGSDADHAYIIRFTTDTGEARIVHEWCSAEVTPATPLFQDFSVDRFPWILRRLLRGEPICVHDVSKLPDEADIFRETLSQIGSRSFMAVPMVSSVGVWGCLALASRSRFNVWQREQTAVLSMAADVFLGAIERERSREALAKSRERIERLLESNVVGIFSANIDGLISDANDEFLRISGYHRDDLPIHWTEMTPPEWSSADQLKVKEIASTGFASAYEKEYIRKDKTRIPVLVGGALLPGSRGETISFALDLSELKEAEKKINALHGELARSSRLGTLGQIAAGLAHEIHQPLAVISNYSAGGRLRIDAGTLDTPTMRGLFEDIHKHALRAGEILARIRDFVAERDSIREPVDVAKMVDECLYFARFDTREAGVNVHRQIAEGLPPIRCDRTQVAQILMNLLLNAVQAMSDVDEPRELTVRAATGAPGEIEIRVDDTGTGISSDAVSKIFDQFYTSKSKGLGLGLPICLWIAESHGGSLSVETTGPMGTTFLLKLPIDAGTGGAFDGKLRGEDSARGEEKAIAVSGTDS
- a CDS encoding trans-sulfuration enzyme family protein, whose amino-acid sequence is MNPREQHFQTRCVHVGVDKDPAYNSATTPIYPTSTFYWDDPETTKGYDYTRSGNPTRRALEENLASLEGGIDCRATCTGMSAILAALQLFKTGDHLIAGHDIYGGTYRMLADMLPDLGVEVTFVEMGNPENVRAAIKPETKGIWIETPSNPLMNIVDIEAITAIAKERDLITIADNTFLSPYFQRPIELGVDVVMHSTTKYLNGHSDVVGGAVVTSKPEHAERIGKVVNAMGLGCSPFDAWLVLRGVKTLGPRMEVHERNAGAIAAMLDEHPKVKKVYYPGLPSHPQHELAKKQQRGFGAIISCELDGDVAYVKRALSSAKLFLLAESLGGVESLWEYPDTMTHASMTERARRAAGITPQTIRLSVGIEYVDDLIDDLCTALEV
- a CDS encoding Uma2 family endonuclease; its protein translation is MATDQLVGMTVEEYLKFERASDLRHEFVNGEIREVTGARRSHNILTSNLIIALGTKSSGRDYEIYPTDMRVRIPGAGYYYPDISISPHPPQLEDEEFDTLLNPIVVFEITSPSTESIDRREKLANYQTIPSLQVYLIVAQDEARIDHYKRLDEDRWQVTISTGLAATVTIDSIGCAISLKEAYHFVLDSE
- a CDS encoding Uma2 family endonuclease: MATVELQKMTPAEYLAFERASDLRHEFVNGEVREVTGARRPHNLVAGSIFAFLYSTNLEGTFEVYQNDMRVRIPGGSYYYPDVVVTPSPPELEDDYGDTVTNPLAAFEVTSPSTEAIDRSEKLANYQRMESLTDYLIVSQDEVRVDHYRRIDDRRWELTIYDSLDAMLSLSSIKCELPLKKVYERVDIK
- the cysK gene encoding cysteine synthase A — encoded protein: MPVLQDNSEAIGKTPLVKINHLAKGLGATVLAKIEGRNPAYSVKCRIGANMIWDAEKRGALKKGMKVVEPTSGNTGIALAFVCAARGYPLTLTMPESMSLERRAMLRSFGAELILTPAADGMKGAISKAEEMAATGDYFMPQQFKNPANPEIHKKTTGPEIWEDTNGDVDIFVAGVGTGGTITGVSQYWEQVKNTPLHSVAVEPEASPVISGGSPGKHKIQGIGAGFIPDILDTSIIDEVVTVTDEESFETAQRLAREEGITCGISCGAAMAAALKVAAKPENNGKTIVVVLPDIGERYMSTALFEHYRDAAQQAA
- a CDS encoding trypsin-like peptidase domain-containing protein, producing MNAALIVLAVTGAAPDAVLYDFTAKWCGPCRGMEPTIHKLTAEGFPIRQVDVDQRPDLKAKYKIGAIPAFVLIVNGQEVARRVGTATESDLRRMLARVPKVPDIASGRSQVADVRPDGRARTRADIVRDFARNRPPAGRQNSTSQPSRNLFPPVRLASNESSGGLGGGTSMPPVFGAAVESGSTANDRRSSSPQRRLPTSSGQVVRGQSDDSVSAPSLLAKNPLQTTVRIRVKDKDGVNFGSGTIVQSTPGRAIALTCGHIFRGFHDGSEIEVDVFRGSEHKTLAGNVIYFDAEDADVGLISIPIPVSVPVSKVAPLSAHPKPKAIAFSFGCDNGDNPTRRQHRVTRINPYRGADTIECTGTPVKGRSGGGLFDAEGRLVGICIAADSPRDRGVYAGLREIHKLLDKEQMSALYKTGPSRGNDFAANSGGSLETGTQNSRLAELLAEAESADAAPRVPSSRSESSLTSGRGVGGINGEELGAAMSAGEGAEIVCIIKPKNSPGAEPQIVVINRASPKFLQFLRGELPRTANNSGERDAFRTGPENSRATSRQMGTDESSDSPFDQFVTKPSLEAGGPDPTSARIERYVRSADSREEYSTSSSKYDESVIR